In Streptantibioticus cattleyicolor NRRL 8057 = DSM 46488, a genomic segment contains:
- a CDS encoding WXG100 family type VII secretion target — MTDIESNPIMVRSELGSAGPTIDKMAGEIAGELHQLIVKLQPLAETWINSQASSYYEGLQQEWNTAAEGLFGPDGVLGQIAVAMNVNFQNYSEAEWANMRTWAHGAPGGGHHG; from the coding sequence GTGACCGACATCGAGAGCAACCCCATCATGGTCCGGTCGGAGCTGGGCTCCGCCGGACCCACCATCGACAAGATGGCCGGCGAGATCGCAGGCGAGCTGCACCAGCTCATCGTCAAGCTCCAGCCGCTCGCCGAGACCTGGATCAACAGCCAGGCGTCCTCCTACTACGAGGGCCTCCAGCAGGAGTGGAACACCGCCGCCGAGGGCCTGTTCGGCCCGGACGGGGTGCTCGGCCAGATCGCGGTGGCCATGAACGTCAACTTCCAGAACTACTCCGAGGCCGAGTGGGCCAACATGCGCACCTGGGCGCACGGCGCACCGGGCGGCGGCCACCACGGCTGA
- a CDS encoding WXG100 family type VII secretion target has translation MTTNDVTGGTGMSGFQVTPEYVREAATSCDTTAELVKEQLDALKAYVQSLEDVWHGVAHNTFQIYMQEYDLYANMLHQALTGIASGLRGTHVNYEQSEQSALDGIRKLQGELAPARLS, from the coding sequence ATGACGACGAACGACGTGACCGGCGGCACCGGGATGTCCGGCTTCCAGGTCACCCCCGAGTACGTGCGCGAGGCGGCCACCTCCTGCGACACCACGGCCGAGCTGGTCAAGGAACAGCTCGACGCGCTCAAGGCGTACGTGCAGTCCCTGGAGGACGTCTGGCACGGCGTGGCCCACAACACGTTCCAGATCTACATGCAGGAGTACGACCTCTACGCCAACATGCTCCACCAGGCGCTCACCGGCATCGCCTCGGGGCTGCGTGGCACGCACGTCAACTACGAGCAGTCGGAGCAGTCGGCCCTGGACGGCATCCGCAAGCTCCAGGGCGAGCTCGCCCCGGCCAGGCTGAGCTGA
- the recQ gene encoding DNA helicase RecQ — MGRVTGVANGPGVAVGDEMATGGGRAAEVLRRVFGYEAFRGEQQAIVDHVVGGGDALVLMPTGGGKSLCYQIPALVRDGVGVVISPLIALMQDQVDALRALGVRAGFLNSTQDLDERRLVEAEFTAGELDLLYLAPERLRSESTLRLLDGGKVSLFAIDEAHCVAQWGHDFRRDYLELSLLHQRWPDVPRIALTATATDATRREIATRLELTGARHFVASFDRPNIQYRITAKNDPKRQLLDLLRTEHPGDAGIVYCLSRASVEKTAEYLAGKGVEALPYHAGLDARTRAEHQSRFLREDGLVMVATIAFGMGIDKPDVRFVAHLDLPKSVEGYYQETGRAGRDGLPATAWLAYGYQDVVQQRRMIDTSEGDDAHRRRLAAHLDAMLALCETVRCRRVQLLDYFGQSSTPCGNCDTCLTPPESWDGTVAAQKLLSTVWRLKRERNDEFGVGHVVDILLGRKTAKVIQKDHDTLKVFGVGDDLTEAEWRSVARQLLAQRLLAVKGEYGVLTLTEAGDEVLFRGRQVPLRRDPQRAAKAAKAERTAKQRRAASVAEDLPPQAQELFQELRAWRAAAAKEQGVPAYVIFHDATLREIAATRPQSLAALGALSGIGENKLAKYGQPILDLLAGAGDGGAGAEDAPPADEDVPPPDEDAQEPLDW, encoded by the coding sequence ATGGGACGGGTGACTGGCGTGGCGAACGGACCCGGGGTGGCCGTGGGTGACGAGATGGCGACCGGGGGTGGCCGGGCCGCGGAGGTGCTGCGCCGCGTCTTCGGCTACGAGGCGTTCCGCGGCGAGCAGCAGGCGATCGTGGACCATGTGGTCGGCGGCGGCGACGCGCTGGTGCTGATGCCCACCGGCGGCGGCAAGTCGCTGTGCTACCAGATCCCGGCGCTGGTGCGGGACGGCGTGGGCGTGGTGATCTCCCCACTGATCGCGCTCATGCAGGACCAGGTGGACGCGCTGCGGGCGCTGGGGGTACGGGCCGGTTTCCTCAACTCCACGCAGGACCTGGACGAACGGCGGCTGGTGGAGGCCGAGTTCACCGCCGGTGAGCTGGATCTGCTCTACCTGGCGCCGGAGCGGCTGCGCAGCGAGTCGACGCTGCGGCTGCTGGACGGCGGCAAGGTGTCGCTCTTCGCCATCGACGAGGCGCACTGCGTGGCGCAGTGGGGCCACGACTTCCGCCGCGACTACCTGGAGCTGTCGCTGCTCCACCAGCGGTGGCCGGACGTCCCCCGGATCGCGCTGACCGCCACCGCCACCGACGCCACCCGCCGGGAGATCGCCACCCGGCTGGAGCTGACCGGCGCCCGGCACTTCGTGGCGAGCTTCGACCGCCCCAACATCCAGTACCGCATCACCGCCAAGAACGACCCCAAGCGCCAGTTGCTCGACCTGCTGCGCACCGAGCACCCCGGCGACGCGGGCATCGTCTACTGCCTCTCCCGCGCCTCGGTGGAGAAGACCGCCGAATACCTGGCGGGCAAGGGCGTCGAGGCGCTGCCGTACCACGCGGGGCTGGACGCGCGCACCCGCGCCGAGCACCAGTCGCGGTTCCTGCGCGAGGACGGCCTGGTGATGGTGGCCACCATCGCGTTCGGGATGGGCATCGACAAGCCCGACGTGCGTTTCGTGGCCCACCTCGACCTGCCCAAGTCGGTCGAGGGCTACTACCAGGAGACCGGCCGCGCCGGACGCGACGGGCTGCCCGCCACCGCCTGGCTGGCCTACGGCTATCAGGACGTGGTGCAGCAGCGCCGGATGATCGACACCTCCGAGGGCGACGACGCCCACCGCCGCCGGCTCGCCGCCCACCTCGACGCGATGCTGGCGCTGTGCGAGACGGTCCGCTGCCGCCGCGTGCAGCTGCTGGACTACTTCGGCCAGTCGTCCACCCCGTGCGGCAACTGCGACACGTGTCTGACCCCGCCGGAGTCGTGGGACGGCACGGTGGCCGCGCAGAAGCTGCTGTCGACGGTGTGGCGGTTGAAGCGGGAACGCAACGACGAGTTCGGGGTCGGCCACGTCGTCGACATCCTGCTCGGCCGCAAGACCGCCAAGGTGATCCAGAAGGACCACGACACCCTGAAGGTCTTCGGCGTCGGCGACGACCTCACCGAGGCGGAGTGGCGCAGCGTGGCCCGTCAGCTGCTGGCCCAGCGGCTGCTGGCGGTCAAGGGCGAGTACGGGGTGCTGACGCTGACCGAGGCCGGCGACGAGGTGCTCTTCCGGGGCCGGCAGGTGCCGTTGCGCCGTGATCCGCAGCGGGCGGCGAAGGCGGCGAAGGCGGAGCGCACCGCCAAGCAGCGCCGGGCCGCCTCCGTCGCCGAGGACCTGCCGCCGCAGGCCCAGGAGCTCTTCCAGGAGCTGCGCGCCTGGCGGGCGGCGGCCGCCAAGGAGCAGGGCGTCCCCGCCTACGTCATCTTCCACGACGCCACGCTGCGGGAGATCGCCGCCACCCGGCCGCAGTCCCTGGCCGCCCTCGGCGCGCTCAGCGGCATCGGCGAGAACAAGCTGGCCAAGTACGGGCAGCCCATCCTCGACCTGCTGGCCGGCGCCGGGGACGGCGGGGCCGGCGCGGAGGACGCCCCGCCGGCCGACGAGGACGTTCCGCCGCCCGACGAGGACGCGCAGGAGCCGCTCGACTGGTGA
- the pgi gene encoding glucose-6-phosphate isomerase, with the protein MSETTADLTRPDRLPQWEALGKHRRELGGTHLRKLFAADPDRGSRYTLDVGDLHIDYSKNLVTDETLALLRELAEARGVAALRDAMFHGEKINITEDRAVLHTALRSPHDVVVEVDGHNVVPKVHSVLNKMCVFAERVRGGDWTGHTGKRIRNVVNIGIGGSDLGPAMAYEVLRPYTRRDMTFRFVSNVDGADLHEAVRDLDAEETLFIIASKTFTTVETITNATAARRWLLERLGGDQAAVAKHFVALSTNAEKVTEFGIDPDNMFEFWDWVGGRYSYDSAIGLSLMIAIGPDHFREMLAGFHLVDEHFRTAPPEENAPLLLGLLGVWYGNFWDAQSHAVLPYSHYLSRFTAYLQQLDMESNGKSVDRQGNPVEWQTGPVVWGTPGTNGQHAYYQLLHQGTKMIPADFIGFAEPVAELGELAGQHDLLMANFFAQTQALAFGKTPEEVAAEGVPADLVAHKTFRGNHPTTTILAKELTPSVLGQLVALYEHKVFVQGAIWDIDSFDQWGVELGKVLAKRLEPVLTDGTGGEALDSSTAALVRRYRTLRGR; encoded by the coding sequence ATGTCCGAGACGACTGCCGACCTCACCCGGCCGGACCGGCTGCCGCAGTGGGAGGCGCTCGGCAAACACCGCCGGGAACTCGGCGGGACCCATCTGCGGAAGCTGTTCGCCGCCGACCCCGACCGGGGTTCGCGCTACACCCTCGACGTCGGCGACCTGCACATCGACTACTCCAAGAACCTGGTGACCGACGAGACGCTGGCGCTGCTGCGGGAGCTGGCCGAGGCCCGCGGGGTGGCCGCGCTGCGGGACGCGATGTTCCACGGCGAGAAGATCAACATCACCGAGGACCGGGCCGTGCTCCACACCGCGCTGCGTTCCCCGCACGACGTGGTCGTCGAGGTGGACGGCCACAACGTGGTGCCCAAGGTGCACTCGGTGCTCAACAAGATGTGCGTCTTCGCCGAGCGGGTCCGCGGCGGCGACTGGACCGGCCACACCGGCAAGCGCATCCGCAACGTCGTCAACATCGGCATCGGCGGCTCCGACCTGGGCCCGGCCATGGCCTACGAGGTGCTGCGCCCGTACACCCGGCGGGACATGACGTTCCGTTTCGTCTCCAACGTCGACGGCGCCGACCTGCACGAGGCGGTGCGCGACCTGGACGCCGAGGAGACGCTGTTCATCATCGCCTCCAAGACGTTCACCACCGTGGAGACCATCACCAACGCCACGGCCGCCCGCCGTTGGCTGCTGGAACGGCTCGGCGGCGACCAGGCGGCGGTGGCCAAGCACTTCGTGGCGCTCTCCACCAACGCCGAGAAGGTCACCGAGTTCGGCATCGACCCGGACAACATGTTCGAGTTCTGGGACTGGGTCGGCGGCCGTTACTCCTACGACTCGGCCATCGGCCTCTCCCTGATGATCGCCATCGGCCCGGACCACTTCCGGGAGATGCTGGCCGGCTTCCACCTGGTCGACGAGCACTTCCGCACCGCGCCGCCGGAGGAGAACGCGCCGCTGCTGCTGGGCCTGCTCGGCGTCTGGTACGGCAACTTCTGGGACGCCCAGTCGCACGCCGTCCTCCCCTACAGCCACTACCTGTCCCGCTTCACCGCCTACCTCCAGCAGCTCGACATGGAGTCCAACGGCAAGTCGGTGGACCGCCAGGGCAACCCGGTGGAGTGGCAGACCGGTCCGGTGGTGTGGGGCACCCCGGGCACCAACGGGCAGCACGCGTACTACCAGTTGCTGCACCAGGGCACCAAGATGATCCCGGCGGACTTCATCGGCTTCGCCGAGCCGGTGGCCGAACTCGGCGAGCTGGCCGGCCAGCACGACCTGCTGATGGCCAACTTCTTCGCGCAGACGCAGGCGCTGGCGTTCGGCAAGACCCCGGAGGAGGTGGCCGCCGAGGGCGTGCCGGCCGACCTGGTGGCGCACAAGACGTTCCGCGGCAACCACCCGACCACCACCATCCTGGCCAAGGAGCTGACCCCCTCGGTCCTCGGCCAGCTCGTCGCCCTCTACGAGCACAAGGTGTTCGTGCAGGGCGCGATCTGGGACATCGACTCCTTCGACCAGTGGGGCGTGGAGCTGGGCAAGGTGCTCGCCAAGCGCCTGGAGCCGGTGCTGACCGACGGCACCGGCGGCGAGGCGCTGGACAGCTCGACGGCGGCGCTGGTGCGCCGTTACCGCACGCTGCGCGGACGCTGA
- a CDS encoding rhomboid-like protein: MTGSILRRAPGAAWRYLRAAPGTFVWLAVLLATTRLVHHFPPGFRDRFLEHRSTNVHNLWRTPVRVLVASALYLDGGGWPLYFVLYNLFHVPVERWLGTWRWLGVAAVAHVGATYLSEGLVLLAVRTGYAPHSALFTRDIGVSYALAGVQGALTHRLPRPWRYGYLACLLGVYGFALAADRTFTGVGHLTAALLGLACVPAARWSARRYGTRRPRSDDRTAAG; this comes from the coding sequence ATGACCGGGTCGATCCTGCGCCGCGCGCCGGGGGCGGCATGGCGCTATCTGCGGGCCGCCCCGGGCACCTTCGTCTGGCTGGCGGTCCTGCTGGCCACCACACGTCTGGTGCACCACTTCCCGCCGGGCTTCCGGGACCGTTTCCTGGAGCACCGCTCCACCAACGTCCACAACCTGTGGAGAACCCCGGTGCGGGTGCTGGTGGCCAGCGCGCTCTACCTGGACGGCGGCGGCTGGCCGCTGTACTTCGTGCTCTACAACCTCTTCCACGTCCCGGTGGAGCGCTGGCTGGGCACCTGGCGCTGGCTCGGCGTCGCCGCCGTCGCCCACGTGGGGGCCACCTACCTCAGCGAGGGTCTGGTACTGCTGGCCGTCCGCACCGGGTACGCGCCCCACTCGGCGCTCTTCACCCGGGACATCGGCGTCAGCTACGCGCTCGCCGGGGTGCAGGGCGCGCTCACCCACCGGCTGCCGCGCCCGTGGCGGTACGGATACCTGGCGTGCCTGCTGGGGGTGTACGGCTTCGCGCTCGCCGCCGACCGCACCTTCACAGGCGTCGGCCATCTGACCGCGGCGCTGCTGGGGCTGGCCTGCGTCCCGGCGGCCCGGTGGTCGGCACGGCGGTACGGAACGCGACGGCCGCGGTCCGACGATCGGACCGCGGCCGGCTGA